A segment of the Nerophis lumbriciformis linkage group LG08, RoL_Nlum_v2.1, whole genome shotgun sequence genome:
atagtgtatatatatatatatatatatatatatatatatatatatatatatatatatatatatacatatatatatatatatatatatttatatataattttatatgtaCAACCCTCCCttgaagacacatattgacaaactgtgcaatagactgcaacagaggctatattttttgcgaagattaagattgtactgcgtaagcagccacatcatgatgattttctaccgtgccattgtagagagcatcattagatacgggatcacctcatggtttggcaacctaaccgttaagctaaaaagcaaactggccggcatgcataaaacggcaatgaaaatcgtagggaggaaagaatatgagcctatacagagcatatatgagcaggcagttaagaaaaaagctaagaaaattatttccaactcacaacacccactcttccctgaatatggaaccctgccatcagggagaagactccgggtcccactatgcaaatctaaccgccttaaattatcatttgtcccagcctctattaagctgaccaacaatgtgcaatagaatgttaacacataggttagcacttttttagcacatagcactttagcacatagcactgtagcacatagcactttagaactaagcactttagcacacagcactttttccatgagctctagtgcaatgcacactggtactttatctttatctccatactgtagattttatgcctacatcaaaatgCCACCTaagtctatcaagctccatgttctgatgtttaaatgtttgttgtctggttgtggttgtgtctgtgcttgtgtttttgttctgttgtttttgtgtatgttaagaaagcaatgatgcactgtgtccaagacaaatttccccgcggggacaataaagttgaaccttgaaccttgaaccttgaatctTGAACACTGTTATTTACCTAATTGTTAATGTCCGCAAAGTACGAATCATCAATTGGAAATCAATTACTTTCATAGCTCGAGCATAAAAAGCCTGTTTACACCCTTCTAATTATGTCTTTTCAGAAAAAATAAGAGCCCTCTAGCtccagacatgaaataacacgcaCATAGTcaccttttaatccaatatattaATGCTGTCTGACGCTGGCCACGATACTGACCAAATGGTGAATgagttatacttgcatagcgcttttctagcactttgtatcagtccatcttagatgagcttgggcccagcgaagccggcggcgtttctgggtgttgttgataaatggctttggctttgcataatagagttttaacttgtacttacagatgtagcgacgaactgtggttactgacagtggttttctgaagtgctactgagcccatgtggtgatatcctttacacactgatgtcgctttttgatgcagtatcgcctgagggatcaaaggttacGGGCATTGCctcttacgtgcagcgatttctccagattctctgaaccttttgatgatattacggaccgtagatggtgaaatccctaaattccttgcaatagctggttgagaaatgttgttcttaaactgctagacaatttgctcatgcatttgttcacaaagtggtgaccctcgccccatccttgtttgttaatgactgagcatttcatggaatctacttttatacccaaccatggcacccacctgttcccaattagcctgttcacctgtgggatgttccaaataagtgtttgatgcgcattcttcaactttttcagtcttttttgccacttgtggcagcttttttgaaacatgttgcaggcatcaaattccatatgagataatatttgcaaaaaataacaacatttaccagttcaaacgttaaatatcttgtctttgcagtctattcaattgaatataggttgaaaaggatttgcaaatcattgtattttgtttttttttaccatttacacaacgtgccaacttcactggttttggggtttgtactttagtACTACTATCATtaatttatttagccattttatacTTGAAACCACTTAATAaaagccttagtggccacatgcgtggacagcaccttttagctcttatttccaaaacttatactgccatctggtggtgtcagaagagtaaaacatacaatggaatttgggaaaaaaaagtggaaaaataagaattagcatgtcactaaacatgaagtacacgtttgtgtacttatggactaagtacatcatatcaaaagatgattcttagtttttaattctaattagggtccaataagcccaaatggcaaagagaaataaaaaaaagcatgtaaacaaacagcttggcccTTAAGAGGTTAAGGACAAAAGAAATGTAGAGTTAGcttaaatttaaaaacatatatatcccATGATGTGGtaaagctgcaatatttgaagcgcatGATGGCGAGGGATGGATGAGTAATATAAATTCTATAAAATCTTCTAGTTTATATTTCTTTAGACATTTATACTTACTTTTGCCTCCTTTCTTTCATGATTTATTTCAATGCTGTATCAATTATTTTAATTGAATATGGAACGaattaaatataaataagaaTGAAATAGAAGAGTTGTAAACAGTTCATCTGTTCATTTTAGCTAGTTTTACTAAGATCACGTATCTTCATCATcagttttttgtttaaaaattttttttataaacaatataataatgatatttaataataacaatttatttgcttttttgggaattttttttttcttagatgCTTGCATCTGATTGGACAGTGTAATAAAtgtcattaatattattatttttttagaatgcTCCTTGGGTAGTTGTGGTGATGACGTCACTGCTGTGAGGAGGAACCTACCTTAAAAGGCTCTCCGGGTGCAAAAGGGAAGAAAGAGAGGGTGTTTTCAGCACGGCCCCACTTCCCATCGAGCCGGGCGTTGCGCTGGACCGCCTTGTCCGTGAAGGTGACTTTCAGCTGGAGACCCACATCGCCTTCCGACTCCGACTCGCCGTCCTCCTCGTCTTCCTCCCTGTGCGGCTTGCAGGACACCACCACCTCGATGCTGCTCAAAAACATACCCATcttattttaccatgaattgattaacgtggaccccgacttaaacaagttgaaaaacttattcgggtgttaccatttagtggtcaattgtgcggaatatgtactgtactgtgcaatctactaataaaagtctcaatcaatcaatcaatcgttaaaaagttcaagttaaagtaccaatgattgtcacacacacactaggtgtggcgaaattattctctgcatttgacccatcaccctagatcaccccctgggaggtgaggggagcagtgagcagctatggtggccgcgcccgggaataatttttggtgatttaaccccccaattccaacccttgatgctgagtgccaaacagggaggtaatgggtcccatttttacagtctttggtatgactcggccggggtttgaactcacaacctaccgatctcagggcggacactccaaccacgaggccactgagaaTGCCAACTCAAATGATGCGGGgaccattttggtagttttaccCTTCAAAACCAGTACGCTATGTAAATTGCTTCCGAAGAACTAAAAAATACAAATTCGGTAGAAATTTCATGAGAATGTTAAAGATCCAAAACTGAACTGACATGCTATCAGAAAATGtgatcaaaatgagctaaaaaaaaagctagcatgctaacaatactatgctaagagttagcacatactaaagactataaaaatgggacccattacctcccagcttgacactcagcatcaagggttggaattggggggttaaatcaccaaaaatgctgctgctcactgctcccctcacctcccagggggtgatcaagggtgatgggtcaaatgcaaagaataattttgccacatctCGTGtgtgtagtgatgggtccggcaacaccgatgcatcggcgcatgcgtcgagctcatagagcgaaaccctgtgtcggtgcgcgtaccgcttttagaaagtcacgtgaccgatcatgagctgttttggtcacgtgaccgatacgcgaactgcgtcgcactgacgcctcctctgtgccctgtgagtgggtcttttctacagccggagaaataataactaagaagagaaagcgtctaaaattgaatacattggaaaaactgtttttttttaaaataaaaatgtgtaaaaaaaaataaataataatttccagttccacaagcatcctcattcacaacacgttctcttagatttccatgttatgatacatgttcacattatttattgactgtatctaaaaaagacaaaaaatatatttttatttaaatgaagttatgaaataatcctaaatgaaatacaatgacttggtttatattattgtacaggtaaaagccagtaaattagaatattttgaaaaacttgatttatttcagtaattgcattcaaaaggtgtaacttgtacattatatttattcattgcacacagactgatgcattcaaatgtttatttcatttaattttgatgatttgaagtggcaacaaatgaaaatccaaaattccgtgtgtcacaaaattagaatattgtgtaaggctaatacaaaaaagggatttttagaaatgttgcccaactgaaaagtatgaaaatgaaaaatatgagcatgtacaatactcaatacttggttggagctccttttgcctcaattactgcgttaatgcggcgtggcatggagtcgatgagtttctggcactgctcaggtgttatgagagcccaggttgctctgatagtggccttcaactcttctgcgtttttgggtctggcattctgcatcttccttttcacaataccccacagattttctatggggctaaggtcaggggagttggcgggccaatttagaacagaaataccatggtccgtaaaccaggcacgggtagattttgcgctgtgtgcaggcgccaagtcctgttggaacttgaaatctccatctccatagagcaggtcagcagcaggaagcatgaagtgctctaaaactggctggtagacggctgcgttgaccctggatctcaggaaacagagtggaccgacaccagctggactgctgctgagtggtccaaagtcatgttttctgacgaaagcaaattttgcatttcctttggaaatcgaggtcccagagtctggaggaagacaggagaggcacaggatccatgttgcctgaagtctagtgtaaagtttccaccatcagtgatggttttgggtgccatgtcatctgctggtgtcggtccactctgtttcctgagatccagggtcaacgcagccgtctaccagcaagttttagagcacttcatgcttcctgctgctgacctgctctatggagatggagatttcaagttccaacaggacttggagcctgcacacagcgcaaaatctacccgtgcctggtttacggaccatggtatttctgttctaaattggcccgccaactcccctgaccttagccccatagaaaatctgtggggtattgtgaaaaggaagatgcagaatgccagacccaaaaacgcagaagagttgaaggccactatcagagcaacctgggctctcataacacctgagcagtgccagaaactcatcgactccataccACGccccattaacgcagtaattgaggcaaaaggagctccaaccaagtattgagtattgtacatgctcatatttttcattttcatacttttcagttggccaacatttctaaaaatcccttttttgtattagccttacacaatattctaattttgtgacacacggaattttggattttcatttgttgccacttcaaatcatcaaaattaaatgaaataaacatttgaatgcatcagtctgtgtgcaatgaataaatataatgtacaagttacaccttttgaatgcaattactgaaataaatcaagtttttcaaaatattctaatttactggcttttacctgtatatactaggtcagtggttctcaaccttttttcagcaatgtaccccctgtgatttttgttttaattcaagtaccccctaatcagagcaaagcatttttggttgaaaaaaaaagacaaagaagtaaaatacagcactatgtcatcagtttctgatttattaaattgtataacagtgcaaaatattgctcatttgtagtggtctttcttgaactatttggaaaaaaagatatacaaataactaaaaacttgttgaaaaataaacaagtgattcaattataaataaagatttatacacatagaagtaatcatcaacttaaagtgccctctttggggattgtattagagatccatctggattcatgaacttaattctaaacatttcttcacacaaaaaaaaaatctttaacatcaatatttatggaacatgtccacaaaaaatctagctgtcaacactgaatattgcattgttgcatttcttttcacagttctttttgacagacattttagtgacaaacctgagcttgtgcttcactgagtttatgaccttacattcatattttgttgaagtattattcaataaatatatttataaaggatttttgaatttttgctatttttagaatatttaaaaaaaaatctcacgtaccccttggcataccttcaagtacccccaggggtacgcgtacccccatttgagaaccactgtactaggtcataaaatcagtgtcagttgagtaggtccataggttgcctgtagggatttttaatgtccagcagatgtcagtatttagtgacacagtatcaacacagtatcaatacagttttgcaatgtgtcgaaacgcttcatgacgcctcatcaacccatcactacgtgtgtgtgtgacaatcatgagtactttaacttaacccttgtgtggtgttcgggtctgtggctgTCACAccacggtgagggatgtcttgtcttggtttcttctgtcttgtgtggcatgttttactttgaaaagtaacTACTCTCATGtcagatcacttgcccttccttttgtgtcatcagtctgacgtcatccctgacccctgattgtttccacctgtttcccattaccctcatgtgtcttataagcccacgcctccccttgttgtgtgccagattgtctcgtgtaTTCGTTCCTCTCTAGcacccatgtccatgccttgccttgccttgccttgcctcgcCTCGTCTTGTGTTTATAGTCCTTGTTCCTGAattccttcgttgctattttgagttttccttttttcctcctcagcagagtgatttttttgttatttcagccgaagtggtgagttatcagtttTTTTCTTAAGAATAATTCTTTCCTCAACATTTTGAGTGAAAttttttgttaaactttattagattagataagtgtagactgtttcatagccattgtttcttcTTCCTGTTGGAACCTTTTGTGTTAATAAATTTTATAGCATATActgcgccaattatagttcgtctttgtttttttgttttcctccttttggagtgattttcggttgttcctattttttggaacctttttcgccgactagtttttgttaatatagatattgtattaccctgactctggaggtgaaaggaagctgtcaaaataaaagcctgtcgaagtattccctactctgcatctgagtcctatccttttgaccaagcctgacagtggcacccgttttcattttttattcaacaaaaaatgataccattaattaatttttcaaactgagactcactgactttggctcattttctgtgaagaacatacatcagaatacatatttaatgaccacactcTACAACCCCCTTACacgtttctattacatataagatgtccgggtccactaatagaagtgtggaaattgatgttctgtgtaacacacacacacacacacacacacacacacacacacacacacacacacacacacagcaggcctagacaggaggaggacagagtgtaggtacacagaacatcagagggtcaaatgtgcgagaaaatgagagcagacggtgttgacaaacaatgttgcaaccttgtgtgggaaccgcaagtgcagaaacacaaaagaagaatccctttgggatgcagaaactggcagagaaattttccgtgcagccagcatttgtgggtctgatggacccgttgcattttgtggcttttaatgcctcacaatcaaacacttttatgttaaaatactgaacagatgtttattgggataaggtaaacatctgttcagtattttaacataaaagtgtttgattgtgaggcattaaaagccacaaaatgcaatgggtccatcagacccacaaacgctggctgagtaacaacaatatgaacattacacaagggttaatataTGACACTAAggcgtatacctgctaaattgccTAAATAAGCTAGCATGCAGGGCCTGCTTTTTTTTTCAGTCATTGTGtacaaataagtaaatagctcctAAAACCAGGCACATTtctagaaatacaatttaaaataaattagagatgctacctcagtagaagcatttaagtcccatcttaaaactcatttgtatactctagcctttaaatagacctcccttttagaccagttgatctgccgtttcttttcttttctcctctgctcccctcttccttgtggagggggcgggggggggcacaggtccggtggccatggatgaagtgctggctgtccagagtcgggacccggggtggaccgctcgcctgtgcatcggttgggaacatctctgcgctgctgacccgtctccactcgggatggtgtcctgctggccccactatggactggactcttactattatgttggatccactatggactggactctcacaatattatgtcagacccactcgacatccattgcattcggtctcccctagaggggggggttacccacatgtgcggtcctctccaaggtttctcatagtcattcacatcgacgtcccactggggtgagtttttccttgcccttatgtgggctttgtaccgaggatgtcgttgtggcttgtgcagccctttgagacacttgtgatttagggctatataaataagcattgattgattgattgattgaaaatcttGTCAAGTAGAAAATAATTTGCAGTATGCCTGAAAAATCTGTTTaaaatgctagtatgctaacgttagcatgcatccagaaccaaaattagctaaaaaaataataaaaaaaagctagcatgccaactagggaagtccgataatatcggactgccggttttatcggccgataaatgctttaaaatgtaatatcggaaaatatcggcatcggtttcaaaattatcggtatcggtttcaaaaagtaaaatgtatgactttttacaacgccgctgtgtacacggacgtagggagaagtgcagagcgTTAACAAAccataaaggcacttcctttgcgtgccggcccagtcacataatatctatggctttcacacgcacaagtgactgcaaggcatacttggtcaacagccgtacaggtcacactgagggtggccgtatcaacaactttaacactgttacaaatatgcgccacactgtgaacccacaccaaacaagaatgacaaacacatttcgggagaacatccgcaccgtaacacaacataaacacgacagaacaaatacccagaaccccttgcagcactaactcttccgggactctacaatatacacccccccccccccccccccccggtaatGTGGCGGTAATGTGTCTTAAAAATATAAACCAATAGATGGCTGTATTAGTAAGCTTCTGTTATTACTGTCCTAGTCATGGACTAACCATAAATGCATTACTGTACTACAAAAAAAGCATGTACACAACCTTGCAAACACACGTACCTTTTGGGTTTCTTAGCAACGATTCCCATCACCACCAGCTTCATCGAAGGCCGCAGACCGCCCTTTATCTCGCCCATGTACTCCCCCTGTGAGACAATACATGCACGGTGACGCCATATGACTTTCTGATTTGCCGGATGATGACGTGAGCCCAGGATGGGAGCAATACGCTTTATTGACAAAGATTTTAAACAATAGTCTggataaacccccccccccaataatCCATTAAATAAAAGCATTTAAAACCATATGCCGTGTCAAACAAAGAAAACGAGGCTACATACATTTCCTTTCTTGTCCGTGTCCTCCATTCCACCCAGGGCGTGACGCAGTGTGGCTGCTTGGAGAAGGGATGCCAAAAAGGACTGATCCTACCTTCAGCCTGTTGCCATAGCGACAACATCTCGTTGAGAGGAGTCAcattaaacattaaaatacattttaaattattattattattgttgtattattattattattagtattattattattattgtgtgcatgTGAAAACTAAGTGTGTAGATTTTTGCACAAATCTAAATTGTTCGCTCAACTGATGCTGCCTTTGCGTCAGTTCCGTTTTAAAATtttcagtgttgttgtttttcataCTTGATCGTGTTTGTAAGAGAAGTGAGACCACTAAATGCACGAAAATAACTAATGtcttaaattgtgttttttatttttttaaatctaaaaaatATGTCATTTTGTACAATAGGTTGCTGTATTTTCGACAGCACATGAAGGCAGCACAAGGCTTCGCCCTTGACCAATCAGCTGCCATCAAGTCAGGTGATCAAGTCACGTGATTGACCGACAGTCACTTACCTAAACGGAACAATGTAAGCTAGCCCGGCGTAAACAACCGTCCAGGTTTCGGGGGAAAACTACACAAAAAAACGACACAATGACATGagtaagtattttatttaaggcttaACCTTGTAACTGGACGCGACAGCGTTACCGGTGTTTCTGGAAGTTTGCGAAGACTTTTAGCTAAGCtgaagctaatgctaatgctaacttgACATTTCGACATGTGAAAGGACTGCTGCTTAAAGTAAACACATATCTGGATTTTTAACAGTCTATCAGCTCAAATAAAACTGTTTTGTGGGACTAAATAACCCCATGCGACAAATAAAGGTGTgtagattattttagtaatcaatcaATTTTTTCTTGTGTAgccaaacaattattttaaattgtgTAGACTCAATCGTGCGTTTTTTATgagaaatagttgaaataaacaaatggTTTTTTTCGGCGTTTTTATTTGAGAAATAGTAGAAacaaacaaatatttgttttctgcTTGGCACAACCTAAAAAAATttcctaataaatgcacatcatcaacaacgACAAAGCTAAAAATCCATGcatcccacacacactgggagtcaaatatattgtacatacaaatacacatatactcacatacatacatacatacataggtacctacgctcccacatacatacacaaatacagtgcatacctacatactcaaagtttgtacatccacacgcacattcactgtacaaacatacatatacacatactgtacatatacattcactgtacaaacatacatatacacatactgtacatatacattcactgtacaaacatacacatactgtacatatacaagtacatatacatacatacactcatgcacataatcacgtttcttcaaacatatattaacgttgttgccctagggcagtggttctcaacctttttttcagtgatgtaccccctgtgaacatttttttaattcaagtaccccctgtggcgcagtgggagagtagccgtgcgcaacccgagggtccctggttcaatccccacctagtaccaacctcgtcatgtccgttgtgtcctgagcaagacacttcacccttgctcctgatgggtgctggttagcgccttgca
Coding sequences within it:
- the LOC133611878 gene encoding galectin-related protein B; its protein translation is MEDTDKKGNGEYMGEIKGGLRPSMKLVVMGIVAKKPKSIEVVVSCKPHREEDEEDGESESEGDVGLQLKVTFTDKAVQRNARLDGKWGRAENTLSFFPFAPGEPFKMEIVCEHQQFRILVDGQPLCGFSHRLPQLASLTALRVFGDVHLTKVA